The DNA region GGAGCCAAGTCGGCAATCAGGGCCGACGCCGAGGCGCAGAGCGCGGTGTAGCCCGCTTGGACGGCCGGTTACCGCCGTGCAAAACTGCCCCGGATCATCGAAGGAAAACTAACTCATTCGGGTGACATGGGCAGCTGGGAGTTTTCAGTGGACCCCGATGGCAAGACAGATTTCCTCTGAATTTAAGCTGCATCTATTCCTTCAGTCGCAGCGGAACAGCGCTGCCCTGTTGTTGCGCGGGGAGAATCCCCTGCGCAGCGTAGCGGAGCAGGGCGTTCTCCCCGCGTTCCGCCGAAATGATCCGGGATGCTGGCCCCTCCTCCATTGCCATCCGCATAAACGGCGTTCGGTGTTCGGTAGCCCAGCGACTGGTGCGGACGCTCGCCGTTGTAGAAGGCAAAATACTCCTCCAGCCCGAGCGTCAACTCGGCCACCGTGCCGTACCCCTTCAGATACACATCCTCATGCTTGAGGCTGCGCCAGAGCCGTTCGACAAAAATATTGTCCAACGCTCGACCCCGTCCATCCATGCTAATCGCAATGCCTGCGCCCTTGAGCATGCCCGTGAACGTAGCGCTGGTGAACTGGGAGCCCTGATCGCTATTGAAGATCTCCGGCTTCCCGTACAGAGCCAGCGCATCCTCCAGGCAGTCGACGCAGAACGAGCTGTCCAGGCTGTTGCTGATCCGCCAGCCCAGTACCCGCCGCGAGTACCAGTCGATGATCGCCACCAGATAAACAAAACCTCGCAGGAGTTGAATGTACGTAATGTCGGAGCTCCAAACCTGATCGGGCCGGCTGACCTCCACGCCGCGCAGCAGGTAGGGATAAACAGCCTGCTCGGGATGTCCCACGCTCGTCGAAGGCCCCGGCGCCATCCCAGCCAACCCCATATGGCGCATCAACCGCTGCACCCGCTTGCGGTTTGCAACATATCCCCAGTCGCCCCAGAAAAACCACCATCCGCCGGCTGCCGTAAAACGGCCGCCGCGTGTATTCCTCATCCATCAGCCGGCCCATGTTTGGGGGAAGGTCTTGTAAGTCGTTGCGAGACAGTACCCGTCATTTCCAATTGGCACTACAGGGGCTATTTTTGCCCTTTGCGGTCGGCTACGGCTCCCGGGCAGAGATGCGTAAGGCGGAGAGGATTTGCCGGGCCTGATGATTCCCGGCGGTGACCCCGCGACGTTTTTCGCTTCCGAAGGAGAAATCCACCAGATGGATGGTTCGGAGGGCAGCCCAAGCTTGCTCGCTGGAGAAGGGTAGATTGGCCGCCTTGAGTTTCTTCTCCAGGAGCCGGTCGAGCAGGAAGGCCAAGGCGGCGACGAAGACGTGCGCCCGCACCCGTTTGGGATTGTGGTGGTAGATCGGACGAAGCTCCAGGACGTCCTTGAGCTTCCGGAAGGCTCTTTCCACCTCGGAGAGCTCCTTGTAGGCCCGGACCGCCTCGAGCGGGGAGAGATCCTTTTCCTCGGTGAGGATCACGTACTTCCCCTCCAGAAGCTTTTCGGTCTCCACCGGCTCTTCGGACACTTGGAGCTTGCCTGCCCGCAGACTCCAGCGGAAGTAGCGGTGGCCGCGATGGAGAGAGAGGATTCGGGCGACGGAGCTGCCGATCTCTTCCCGATTCCGAAGCTCTCCTTTTTCGATACGCTTGGCGAGTTTGCCCAACTCTTCCCGGGTCTTCGTGACATCCCTCTCCCGCATGGCCTGCTCGTAGGCCAGCCGCTCGGCGCTTTCGACCACGAAGATCCGCTGCCCGGGAAGCGCTCCCTCGACTTCGCAGACCCGATCCTTTTCCTCCGGAGAGCAGGGCTGCCAGGAACCGCTCTGGGCCTTGCGGACATACTCCAAGACCTCCGGGCTCCTTCGTCGGCGTAAGCCGAACAAAAACCCATGCCCCTGGCTCCACAGGAAGCCCAAGTTGGCCGTGCTCACCATCCCCCGGTCCCCGACGAAGACGATCCGACGCAACCCGAAGCGTTTCTCCAAATCGGCGACGATCGGCAGAACTGTTTCCGAATCGTGCCGATTGCCCCGGAAGAC from Methylacidimicrobium sp. AP8 includes:
- a CDS encoding IS1634 family transposase, which translates into the protein MFLRTLRLRRKDGSEAEYVRLVESYREKGKVKQRIVATLGRKDLLAPHLDRLAELLGRSAPASRRALEPQESTVWGPTLVARHLWKELGMEELLEEKRGKGKGLSLAERAFVLVVNRLLSPGSEHALAQWLETDYVPDGRGERIRPVWKQNGRVRVDPRFLWPWYRTLDELIGQKERIEEGLFARLRDLFSLKPEMVFYDLTSSYFEGEGPEGLAQYGYSRDQREGNRQILLGVVMANGWPIAHHVFRGNRHDSETVLPIVADLEKRFGLRRIVFVGDRGMVSTANLGFLWSQGHGFLFGLRRRRSPEVLEYVRKAQSGSWQPCSPEEKDRVCEVEGALPGQRIFVVESAERLAYEQAMRERDVTKTREELGKLAKRIEKGELRNREEIGSSVARILSLHRGHRYFRWSLRAGKLQVSEEPVETEKLLEGKYVILTEEKDLSPLEAVRAYKELSEVERAFRKLKDVLELRPIYHHNPKRVRAHVFVAALAFLLDRLLEKKLKAANLPFSSEQAWAALRTIHLVDFSFGSEKRRGVTAGNHQARQILSALRISAREP